The Geobacter metallireducens GS-15 region GATCATCGCGGAGTACGGCGAGGAGCAGTTCGCCGCCACCGGCCTCGTGGGAAACGAACTCGTCCTTGCCCGGGCAGTGGGGTGCCCTTCCTGTGGCCAGACCGGCTACCGCGGCCGCCTCGGTATCCACGAGGTGCTCGAATGTACGGATGGTCTGAAAAGCCTGATAAAAAAGCGGTCTGAAACCGAACTTATCCGCCGCCTGGCCATGGACGAAGGGATGACGACCCTTCGTCAGGACGGCATACTTAAGGTCTTACAGGGCCTCACCGACATCCACGAGGTCCGCAAGGTTTGTCTGAAATGATGTTTGTGTAAACCAGAAAAGATTTGCATTTTTGCCATCTTTCCTATACATTACCCCCTCCACGGCATGTCCGCTAACTCCCCACCGGATGGTCCCATACGCACCATGAAAACGCTCCAAGAGCTGCGTCGTGATATCGACGCCATTGATGATCAGATCCTGGATCTTCTTAACAGCCGCTCCCGGCTGGCCATAGAGGTCGGCAAGGTCAAAGCGGGAGAGAACCGCGACTTCCACGTCCCGAGCCGTGAACGGGAAATCTATGAGCGGCTTGCGGCCGGGAATTCTGGACCCTTCCCGAACGAGGCGGTCCGGAGCGTCTTCCGGGAGATCATTTCTGCTTCCCTTGCCCTCGAATCCCCCATGAAGGTTGCCTTTCTCGGCCCCAAGGCGACGTTCACTCATCTTGCTTCCCTGCAGCATTTCGGCCTGTCGGCGGAACTCGTCCCCCAGAAGTCTATCCCTGCTGTTTTCGAGGAGGTCAGCAAGGGGCGTTCCCTCTACGGCGTGGTTCCGGTGGAAAACTCCACCGAGGGGATGGTTTCCCACACCCTCGACATGTTCATGGAGAGCGATCTCAAAATCAACGCGGAGATACTCCTGGAGGTTTCCCATGATCTCCTCTCCCGCACCGGCCGCTTGGAGGATGTGAAGAAGGTCTACTCCCACCCCCAGGCCATTGCCCAGTGCCGCAACTGGCTCGACGAGAATCTGTCGGGCGTGCCGGTGGTGGATGTGGCCTCCACGGCCCTGGCGGCCCAGATCGTCGGGGAGGACTATACCGCCGCCGCCATTGCCAGCGAGTTTGCTGCGGCGCTGTATGATCTGAAAGTGGTGCGCCACAGGATCGAGGACCAGGTGAACAACTTCACCCGCTTCCTGGTTGTGGGGCGGAAAATGGCAGATCGGTGCGGCGACGACAAGACCTCCCTCATGTTTTCGGTCAAGGACGAGCCGGGAATCCTCCACCGGATGCTGGAGCCCTTTGCCAAACGGGGGGTCAACCTGTCCAAGATCGAGTCGCGCCCCCTCAAGAAAAAGGCCTGGGAGTACATATTTTTCCTCGATCTGGCCGGCCACATCTCAGATCCGGTGGTGTCCGACGCGGTCCAGGAACTGAAGAACTACTGCCAGTTTGTCAAGATCCTCGGATCATACCCCCGGGCGAAATAGCCGTTGGATACAATGCCCTTCATCCATAGATTAGCCATCATCGGCGTTGGCCTTATCGGCGGCTCCCTGGCCCGCATCCTGCGAGAGAAGGGGGCGGTGGGGGAGATTGTCGGAATCGGGCGCGGCGAAGCAAACCTGCGCAAGGCGGTGGAACTTGGGGTTATCGATCGGTACTCCCTGGATTCCGTAGCCGGCGTCGAGGGTGCTGACGTCGTTTTCCTGGCCACGCCGGTCTGCTCCATTCCTTCCATAACGGCCGAGATTGCCCCCCATCTGGCTCCCGGTTGCGTGGTGACCGACGGGGGGAGCGTGAAGGAAGAGATTGTTTCCGCCTGCGAACCCCTCATGCCGAACGGGATTCATTTCGTCGGCGGGCACCCCATCGCCGGCACCGAGCACTCGGGTGTGGAAGCGTCGTTTTCCTCCCTCTATGTGGGAAAGCGCTGCATCGTGACCCCTACCTCCCGTACCAGCCAGGATGCCCTTGCCAAGGTGGTGCGGATGTGGGAGGTCGCCGGTTCCGAAGTGGTCATCATGGATACGGAGAAGCACGACCGGGTGCTTGCGGCCATTTCCCATCTCCCCCACATGGTTGCCTATGCTCTGGTGAATGCCGTTGAAGGGTACGACCGCTTCGAGGAGAGTATCCTTCGCTACTCCGCCGGCGGGTTCCGCGACTTTACCCGGATAGCCTCGTCGGACCCGGCCATGTGGCGGGACATCGCCCTCATGAATCGGGAAGCGGTCATCGAAATGATGGACCATTTTGCCGCATACTTTGCGAGACTCCGGGAGTTGGTGGCAGCGGCCGACGCCCCTGGACTCGAACGCTTCTTCCGGGAATCGAAGGAAAGCAGAGACGCTATTCTGTAGGGAAGGCAGTTCCTAAATCTCAGCCAAGGTGGTTAATCGTGCAGAGCTATACCGTTCGGCCGGCCAAGGGGATTCGTGGCGAGATCACCGTTCCCGGCGACAAGTCCATATCCCACCGTTCCATCATGCTCGGTTCCATTGCCCGCGGGGAAACCACGGTGCGCGGCTTTCTCCGGGGCGAGGACAATATTGCCACCCTGAACGCCTTCCGGGCCATGGGCGTTGTCATCGACGACGACGGCGAGACGCTCCGCATCGCCGGGAAAGGACTTCGTGGCCTCGCGGAACCGACGGACGTCCTTGACTGCGGCAATTCCGGGACTTCCATGAGGCTTCTGACCGGTCTTCTGGCTCCCCAACGGTTCTACTCGGTGCTGTCCGGCGACCAGTACCTGCGGCGCCGTCCCATGCGGCGGGTGGTGGAGCCCCTCTCACGGATGGGTGCCTGCATTCATGGTCGTGAAGGAGGGGAAAAGGCGCCCCTTGCCATTGTCGGACGGGACCTGAAAGGGATCTCCTACACGTCGTCCGTTGCGAGTGCCCAGGTGAAGTCGGCGCTCATGCTGGCCGGGCTCTATGCAGAAGGTGAGACGCGGGTTACCGAGCCGCACCTTTCCCGGGATCACTCGGAGCGGATGTTTCGCCACTTCGGAGCCGACATCGAGAACGGCCCCGCCGGAGTAGTCGTCCGCGGCGGCCGGGAGTTGGAAGGGCGGGACATTATAGTTCCCGGAGATATCTCGTCTGCCGCCTTCTTCATGGTGGCGGCCCTCATCGTCCCCGGCTCCGAGCTTCTCATCCGCGGGGTCGGGGTGAACCCGACACGCACCGGCATCATCGACATCCTGACCGCCATGGGAGGCTCCCTGGAGTTGCTCGACCAGCGGGAGGTTTCCGGAGAGCCGGTTGCCGATATACTGGTACGCTCGTCTCGCCTCAAGGGGATTGAAATTGCCGGCGAGGTGGTCCCCCGGGCCATCGATGAATTCCCCGTCATCTGTGTCGCCGCTGCCGTGGCCGAGGGGCGCACTGTCGTCAGGGAGGCCCGGGAACTCCGTGTCAAGGAGACCGACCGGATTGCCGCCATGGCCACCAACCTGCGGGCGGTAGGTGTGACGGTCACCGAAAGCGAAGACGGCATGGATATCGAGGGGGCGGAGCAGATTGCCGCAGGCACCGTGGAGAGCTTCGGCGATCACCGGATCGCCATGTCGATGCTCATCGCGGGCCTCACGGCAGGGGGCGATATTACCGTTACCGACACCGAGTGTATCGGCACGTCGTTCCCCACGTTCTTCCCGCTGCTCGAAAAGGTTGCGGCCCGGTGAGCGGCGTGGGAAGACGGGGACTCATCATAGCCATTGACGGACCCTCCGGCGCAGGGAAGAGCACCATCACCAAGCGCCTGGCCGACCGCCTCGGCTATGTCCACATCGACACCGGCGCCATGTTCCGGGCAGTGGCTCTCGTTGCGAAACGGGCAGGCCTGGACGGTGCCGACGACGAGTCCCTTGAGCGGTTGTGCCGTGGGATAGAGATCGATTTTTTTCGCAACAACGGCTGCTGCCGCGTCATCGTCAACGGCGAGGATGTGACCGAAGCCATCAGGACGCCGGACATCAGTTCCCTGACATCGGCCATCTCGGCCCGCAAGGTCGTCCGTGATTTTCTTCTGACGCTCCAACGCCGTATGGGGAATGAAGGGGGCGTGATCCTGGAGGGGCGGGACATCGGCACCGTGGTTTTCCCCAATGCTGATGTCAAATTCTTCCTCTCTGCGTCGGTGGAGGAGCGCGGACGACGCCGCTGGCTCGAATTGACGGGCAAGGGCGTGAATGTCACCTTGGAAGACACGGTTTCGGCCGTCGCCCTGAGGGATAAACAGGATTCGGGGCGCGAGCATGCTCCCCTCAGGCGAGCCGATGACGCCATAGACGTCGATTCGACCGGCCTTTCCATAGATCAGGTGATCGCCATCATGGAGGGGATGGTCCGGGAAAAGGAGCAGGCCCACAGCGTCTGCGCCCCCTGAAAAACCAACGAATAAAGAACACTCTGGAGTCTCAATCATATGGAAATAATTCTGGCCAAGCGGGCCGGCTTTTGCTTCGGCGTTAAACGGGCCACCCAGATGGCCTTCGAGGCGGCCGAAAAAGAGGGGAAAACCTACTCCCTCGGTCCCATAATCCACTCGCCTCAGGTGGTGCACCGGCTTGAGGAGATGGGTGTTAAGGTTCTCAAGGGGCTCGGCGAAATAACCGACGGGACCATCATAGTCCGTTCCCACGGCGTGACTTCGGAGGAGTTGGAAGAGGCGGTCCGGAAGGAACTTGAAGTCGTCGATGCCACCTGTCCCTTTGTCAAGAAGGCCCAAGAGAATGTTCAGAATCTCTCCGAGGCCGGTTACGAAGTGGTTGTTGTGGGGGATGCCGATCATCCCGAGGTCCAGGGGATCGTTTCCTACGCCAAGGGGAAGGTTTGCGTGGTCGGGTCCGAGGAGGAAGCGGCACGGTTGCCGAAGATGAAGAAGATCGGCATAGTCGCCCAGACCACTCAATCTTTCGATAATCTGAAGCATGTGGTCCTCGAATGTCTTCGCAAGGGGGCAGAAATTCGCATCTTCAACACCATCTGTGATGCGACGGCCGTGCGCCAGCAGGAGGCGACGGCTTTGGCCCGCACGGTTGACTGCATGATCGTTATCGGTGGCTACAACAGCGCCAATACCAAACGCCTCGCCGAGGTCTGCGCTGAACTCCAACCCCGGACCCATCAGATTGAGACGGCCCAGGAGATCAACCCTGCCTGGTTCGAGGGGGTAGCCAAGGTGGGGGTGACCGCCGGAGCGTCAACTCCCAAGTGGCTCATCGATGAGGTGATCGAGCGGATCAGAGAGATTGATAGTGCTAAAACTAGTTGAATTTTCAAATAGATATGTGTTACGTTTGCATATCCTAATCCACAAACGATTCAGGGAGGCCAGCTTTAATGAGTGAAGACAAGGACATGAAGAACCGCAACGCCATGACGATCAAGCGATTCGTCGATGTGGAGGAGGATGGGGAGCACGGGGGGTCGGGGGAGTTCGCCGAGCTTTTCCAGGAGAGCATCAAGCAGCACCGCGTGGGAGAGGTCGTCACCGGCAAGGTTGTTCACATCAGCAATGAATTTGTGCTTGTCGACATCGGCTACAAGTCCGAGGGGTGCATTGCCATAGACGAATTCCTTGACGAAGACGGCAATCTGACCGTCAAGGTCGGCGACGAAGTGAAGGCGCTCTTCGAGCGGAAGGAGAACCAAAAGGGGTATGCGGTTCTCTCGCGGCGCAAGGCCGAGCGTCTGGCCGTCTGGGATGTTATCGATGAAGCCGGCGGCGAAGGTGGCATCATCGAAGGCAAGATTACCGGTAAGGTAAAGGGTGGGCTTACCGTCGATATCGGCGTTCAGGCTTTCCTTCCCGCCTCCCAGGTCGATCTCCGGCCCGGGGGCAACCTCGACAAATACATCGGCACCACCGACCGGTTCAAGGTCCTCAAGCTCAACAAAAAGCGGGGCAATATCGTTCTCTCCCGCAGGGTACTCATGGAGGAGGAACGGGAGTCTTCGCGCAAAGAGACCCTCGCCACCCTTGCCGAAGGGCAGGTCCGTGAAGGGGTGGTCAAAAATATTACCGATTATGGCGCCTTTGTGGACATCGGCGGTGTTGACGGCCTCCTCCACGTGACCGATATGTCGTGGGGCCGCCTCGGGCATCCTTCCGAGATTCTCAAGCCGGGCGACAAGCTGAATGTCAAGGTGCTCAAGTACGACCAGGAAAAAGGGAAAATCTCCCTTGGCCTCAAGCAGGTTACCCCTGACCCCTGGGTCTCCGTAGAGCAGAAGTACAACCAGGGCGACCGGGTAAAGGGGAAGGTTGTGAGCCTGACCGATTACGGGGCATTTATCGCCCTGGAGGACGGGGTAGAGGGGCTTGTCCATGTCTCTGAAATGTCCTGGACCCGCAGGCTGCGTCATCCCTCGGAAATCCTTACCGTGGGCGACGAGGTGGAAACGGTGGTCCTCGGTGTCGATATGGGCAATCGCCGTATCTCCCTCGGCCTTAAGCAGGTGCAGGTGAACCCCTGGACGCAGCTTGAGGAGAAGTACCCCGTGGGCACCAAGCTTGAGGGGCAGATCAAGAGCATCACCGACTTCGGTGTTTTCATCGGCATCGAAGAGGGGATCGACGGTCTTGTCCATGTCTCCGACATCTCGTGGACAAAACGGATCAAGCACCCGGGTGAAGTGTTCACCAAGGGGCAGACGGTCCAGGCTGTCGTGCTGAACATCGACCCCGAGAACGAGCGCCTCTCCCTCGGCATCAAGCAGCTTCTGCTCGATCCCTGGAGCGAGATTCCGGTCAAGTATCGTCCCGGTACCCGCGTTCACGGCAAGGTCACGTCGGTCACCGACTTCGGTGTCTTCCTGGAGATCGAGGAAGGGATCGAAGGGCTCATTCACGTGTCTGAACTTTCACGGGAAAAGGTGGCATCTCCCAAGGAGTTCACCAATGTCGGCGACGAACTTGACGCGGTGGTGCTCAGCGTCGACGAGTCGGAAAAGAAAATTGCCCTTTCCATCAAATCTCTCCAGATGGCGGCTGAAAAAGCAGAGATCGAGTCGTACATGCAGGCCCAGGGTGAGGCCACGTCCAACCTCGGCGAGCTTCTCAAGGTGGGGTTCCGGAAAAACGGTGACGGAAACGACTAACCGCGCTGGTGCTGTTAACGTGAATGAGCATGAGCCGACCGGGTAGGCAATCCCGGCGGAACTTCCGCAGGAGGGGGGCGGGCCGCTGGCCCGGCTCACGGAACCTTGCAGCAAGGAGTGCATGAATGACGAAAAGTGAACTGGTAGAACAGTTGGCAGAGAAGAATACGTGGCTTACCCGCAAGGATTCGGAGATGATAGTGAACCTTGTCTTCGACAGCATCAGCGATGCGCTCAAGAGGGGCGAAAAGGTGGAGATTCGCGGCTTCGGCAGTTTTACCGTCCGCGAGCGCGGCGCCCGCGAAGCGAGAAATCCCAAGAGTGGTGATGTTGTGAAGATCCCCGCCAAGAAAACGCCGTTCTTCAAGACCGGCAAGGAACTTCGCGAGCGGGTCAACACCAAGGAAGAGTAGATTTTCTTAGCCCGAATGGTGGAATTGGTAGACACAAGGGACTTAAAATCCCTCGACACTTAGTGTTGTGCCGGTTCGACCCCGGCTTCGGGCACCAATGGATGGGCGTGAAGGGGCTTTGCTTTCAGTGGCTGAGCCCCTTCTCTTTTTGGATGGGATAAATGACCGATGAACGAATGACCAGGTTCCTGCACCGTTTCGCTGCTGCTGCCGAGGCCCATGCCGCTGCCATGGAAGCCATGGACGAGAATAAGGTCAACCGGCACGCGTTTGTGCTCCAGGGGCTTTATCGCGAAATAGTGCTGACAGGGGAAGCGGGGAGAGAGGGTCTCCTTGCCCTTGTGGACAGCGACCGAAAGGCTGTGGCGGGGATGGCGGCAGTCTACTCGCTCCGCTACTGCCCCGAGCGTGCCATTACCGTGCTTCGCAGGCTTTCCGCTGAAGAGGGGCTCTTGGGTTTTCGGGCAGGCATGGCCCTTGAGCGCTGGGAGCGGGGAGAGTGGAATCTTGAGTGAGGGAAACTATAGTTGACAGATTTTGTAAGGTATGATACCTGACATATGTACAGCTATTCAGTGAGACGAGTGTCTGCCAGAGAAGGTCGGCACTCGTTCTGTTTCCACTCCCGTTGAGGGGACGCTGTCCCCGGGAAGGATCGCCAATGTTCGCACGCCTGCATGAGGATATCCAATCGGTCAAAGAACGGGACCCCGCCGCCCGCAGCAGCGTTGAGGTCTTTTTCTGCTACCCCGGCCTTCACGCCATCTGGTTCCATCGGTTTGCCCACTGGTTCTGGATGCGTGAGTTCTTTTTTCTCGGCCGATTTCTCTCGCACATTGGTCGCTTCTTTACCGGCATCGAGATCCATCCCGGCGCCACCATCGGGCGGCGGCTCTTCATCGACCACGGCATGGGGGTGGTGATCGGCGAGACGGCCGAGATCGGCGACGATGTCACCATCTACCACGGGGTCACCCTTGGTGGCGTGAGCCTGGAGAAGAAGAAGCGCCATCCCACGGTGGATAACAATGCAGTCATCGGCTCCGGCGCCAAGGTGCTCGGCCCCTTTACGGTTGGGGTGGGGGCGAAGATCGGCTCCAACTCGGTGGTGGTGAAGGAGGTGCCGGCGAACGCAACGGTAGTCGGCATTCCGGGACGGGTGGTCATGGCTGCCGATGAGCCGGCCAAGAAAGCAGACTTCGAGCACGGGAAGCTTCCCGACCCGGAAGCGAAAGCCATTTCGTGCCTCTTCGATCAACTGCGGGAACTGGAGCGCAAGTATGCCGATCTTGCGGACGAACATGCCGCGCTCAGGCGTCGGGTGGAGTCAGGGAAGTAGTTCTACTGTGTCACCTTGTGTCGGCGGATGGCGTCGGAAAGGAGCGGAGCTCTCGCTCCGAACCGATCCAGCGTCACTAGCCGGTCTTCGTGGCATGTGAACAGCTATTCCCGAGGCTTTCCCTCCGCTGATACCGGAGGTGGTTTCTTGCGGGGATCGGTTCTCCGCGAGAGCTCCGCCCCTTCCGGGAACCAGTGGTGGGAAAGGTGACAACGTAGAAGGAGAAGAGGCTGATTTATGCGGCTTTCGACACGGGCACAGTATGCGGTTCGGGCCATGGTGGATCTTTCCCTCCACTCGGAGGGGAGACCGGTCTCGCTCAAGGATATTGCCCTGCGGGAGGATATTCCCCTCAACTATCTGGAGCAGCTCTTCAACCGGCTGCGCCGCGGTGCCATCGTGGAGAGTGTGCGGGGACCCGGGGGAGGATACCTCCTGGCCCGGGAGAGTTCGGCAATCCGGGTGGGGGAGATCGTGGCCACGGTTGAGGAACCCCTGACGCCGGTTTCGTGCATGGACAAGGGGAAGGGGCGTTGCACCCGGACGGCCGCCTGCACCACCCACAATGTCTGGGAGATGCTCGGCGAGCGGATCAGAACCTTTCTCGATTCCATTACCCTGGAGGACCTGGTAATCGAGGCACGGGGGCGCGGAGGCGAGGAGTGAGGGCGGTATTGCCCGCATTTGAGACTGCATGATGATCTATCTGGACCACAATGCGACAACGCCGGTCCACCCTGATGTGGTGGAGGCGTTGTTGCCGTTTCTGCAGGGGAAGTTCGGCAACCCGTCCAGCATCCACTGGGCCGGTCGGGCCGTGAAGGGGGCGGTGGAGGAGGCCCGGGAACAGGTGTCGGCGCTCGTGGGATGCGAGCCGGGTGAGGTGGTGTTCACCTCGTCGGGAACCGAGGCCGACAACATGGCCATCAAGGGGGTCGCTGCGGCCCTTGGGGGGCGCGGCAACCACATCGTCACCACCCAGGTGGAGCACCCAGGAGTGGCAAACCCCTGCCTCTACCTGGAGAGTCTCGGTTTCGAGGTGACCCGCGTGACCGTGGACCGGGACGGCCTTCTGGACCTGGAGCGGCTGGAGGCGGCCATCACCGACCGGACCATTCTCATCTCGGCCATGGCCGCCAACAACGAGACCGGCGTCCTCTTCCCGGTACGCGAGATCGGTGAGATTGCAGCGTGCCGCCGTGTCTATTTCCACTGCGACGGGGTCCAGGCGGCCGGCAGGATTCCACTCTCGGTCCGGGATGACAGCATCTCGTTTCTGGCCCTCTCGGGGCACAAGCTCTATGCCCCGAAGGGGATAGGAGCCTTGGTGGTGCGGCGCGGGGTGAAGTGCCACCCGCTGATCCATGGTGGCTCCCAGGAGCGCAACCGCCGCGGAGGGACCGAGAACGTGGCCGGCATCGTGGCCTTTGGCAGGGCGTGCGCCATTGCCCGCGAAACCATGAATGGCGAAATGGGGCGGATTAAAGGATTGCGCGACCGGTTGGAAGAGGGGATACTGTCACGGGTTTCCGGCGCCTGCGTGAACGGCCACCGGGAGCAGCGGCTCCCCACCACTACCAATATCACGATTCCCGGTGTGGAGGCCGATTCGCTCCTCATGGCACTGGACCTGGAGGGGATAGCTGCGTCATCGGGCTCCGCGTGCAGTTCCGGCACCCTCAAGCTCTCGCCGGTCCTGGCCGCCATGGGACGCACTCCCGAGGAGGCCAAGGGTTCGGTGCGGTTCTCGCTGGGGAAGGGGAATACCGTCGAGGAGATAGACCGGGTGCTGGCGGTTCTGCCGGCCATCGTTGCCCGGTTGCGGGGAGAATCATGACGGAAAAAGCGAGAAAACGGATTGTCGTCGCCATGAGCGGCGGGGTCGATTCGTCGGTGACGGCGGCGCTCCTGAAGGAGGAGGGGCACGAGGTCATCGGCATCTCCATGCAGGTCTGGGATTACTCCAAATTCAGCGCCCCGGAGGGAGAGAAGTTCGACACCTGCTGCTCCCTGGATGACATCCACGACGCCCGCCGGGTGGCGGAGCAGATCGGGATCCCCTTCTACGTGGTGAATTTCGAGGAGGAGTTCCAGCGGCTGGTCATTGACGACTTTGTGGACGAGTATTTTCGGGGGCGAACCCCCAACCCCTGCGTGCGGTGCAACCAGCGGGTGAAGTTTGAGCTCTTGCTCCGGAAGGCCCGGGAGCTGGGAGCCGACCTCCTGGCCACTGGCCACTACGCCCGGATCGAGCGTGGTGGTGACGGTCTGTTCCATCTCCTGCGGGGGGATGATCCCGGCAAGGACCAGAGCTACTTCCTCTTCACCCTCACCCAGGAGCAGCTTGCCCGGGTCACCTTCCCCTTGGGGGGGATGACTAAGCCGGAAGTGAGGCAGCTGGCGACCCGGTTCGGCCTGCGGGTGGCAGAGAAGGGGGAGAGCCAGGAGATCTGCTTTGTCCCGGACAACGATTACGTCCGGTTTCTGGAGGATGAGCGGGGCGCAGGTCAACTGGTCGGGGAGATTGTCGACCGGGCTGGCACCGTACTGGGACACCACGAAGGGACCTACCGCTACACCGTGGGGCAGCGCCGGGGGCTCGGCATTGCCCATCCCCATCCCCTCTACGTGGTGGGGGTCGATGCGGAGCGGCGGCAGGTGATTGTCGGGCCCAAGGAGGAACTCCTGGCCCCGGGGCTCGTGGCCACGGATGTGACGTGGGTCATTGCCCTGGCAACGGAGACCCTGGAGGCAGCGTGCAAGATCCGCTACCGGCACCATCCCGTGCCCTGCACGGTGACGGTTCTTGCCGGCAACCGGGCACAGGTCCGGTTCCGGGAGCCGGAGAAGTCGGTCACGCCGGGGCAGGCGGTGGTCTTCTACCACGGTGACGAGGTGCTCGGTGGCGGTTGGATCGATGCGGCGATGACCGAGGGGTAGCGGAAGAGGGATTCATGCAGAGAGTGGCGATTTCAACCCTGGGTTGCAAGATCAACCAGTTCGAGTCGGCGGCCATGACCGAGAGCCTCGGTAGGGAAGGGTTCCGGGTGGTCCCCTTTGACGAGGATGCCGACATTTACGTGATCAACACCTGCACGGTGACCGCGAAAACCGATGCCGAGTCGCGGCGCCTGATTCGTCGCGCCCTGCGCCGCAATCCCGCGGCCCGGGTGGTGGTGACCGGCTGCTACGCCCAGGTGGCCCCCGATGCGGTGAAAGATCTTCCTGGCGTGGCTCTGG contains the following coding sequences:
- the mnmA gene encoding tRNA 2-thiouridine(34) synthase MnmA, which produces MTEKARKRIVVAMSGGVDSSVTAALLKEEGHEVIGISMQVWDYSKFSAPEGEKFDTCCSLDDIHDARRVAEQIGIPFYVVNFEEEFQRLVIDDFVDEYFRGRTPNPCVRCNQRVKFELLLRKARELGADLLATGHYARIERGGDGLFHLLRGDDPGKDQSYFLFTLTQEQLARVTFPLGGMTKPEVRQLATRFGLRVAEKGESQEICFVPDNDYVRFLEDERGAGQLVGEIVDRAGTVLGHHEGTYRYTVGQRRGLGIAHPHPLYVVGVDAERRQVIVGPKEELLAPGLVATDVTWVIALATETLEAACKIRYRHHPVPCTVTVLAGNRAQVRFREPEKSVTPGQAVVFYHGDEVLGGGWIDAAMTEG